TAGTTCCGGTTATAATACACTTCTGCTAGTACTAGCGGCGGACGCTTAATGCATTCGTTCTCTAATAAGAGGTTATCCTATATAGCTCGTCTACACGGAGCGTTAATAATAGTATGTAGGTCGGCATCTATATACGCCCTCGATTTAGTTTCGCTCTTGTTAAAGTAACGCAACGGCTTGGGAACAAGCAGCCTCTGCTATAAGGGTGCCGGTAAAGTAGGTAGGCCGCCCTCGTAGTTAGAGTCGCCGGCGTCTGTTTCGGGGCTAGAATTATTGCCTTAGTTGTTATCGCTGCTATCGCTGTCTAATAGCGGTGTAGTACACTCGTCGTAGTAGTTAACAACTAACCTACGCCGCTGCTAGTACGTCCTACGCTTGCTTTTCGGGGTGCTTCCTAGCGCCGGATCTCCTGGTCTCGGACACCCTTCTATATTAAATGCCTACGTAGGGAAGAAGCCGTAGTATTGCGTGCGATGCCCTGCCTATAGATCTCGTCTACCCCGGCCGAATCGCTAGCGGAGGTTTATAATGTAGTGCTCTAACAGCATCTTCTACTAGATAATGCGGTATATACGCGGGATATTAATCCCTATATATAGCGCGGTAGTAGCTACGAGTATTCGGATAGTAGAGTCATCTATGCAAAATGCCTCGTACCGAAGGGTCTAATCGTAAGTGGAGATACCGGACGAATACATCTGCACAACGTTAACGACATAACGAGGGCTACCGGCAGAGTCCTATACGTATCGTTCTCCTTCGGGGGAGGTAGCAGTTATAGCAACTAGCTACGCTCGGATATAGTTTATTAATACTACGACTTCGATGCGACTATCTATAAAGATAATCGTATATAGGATACCCTACGGCGTCGCTATGCCGCCAGCCTTATACctagtaatagtaaagtATAACTAGGCGAACTTAGAAGCCTTGCTACAGACAATTAGCTTAAAGATATAGGTATAGTCGGTACAGTTAATCGAACTCCTATATAGCTAAGTCTGCTGTACGCTAGCCCTAAAAGGACGGAAACCCCTATTAGCAATTATATAGTTCTAAGCCTTCCTTGTTAAGGTGCCGGTATAACTAAACTACCGAGTGTCAGGGGAGACAAGCTGCCTTAGCTAGCCTAGCTAGAGGAATTGTAGCTAGAAGGACTTACCCTACGAGTATAACAGATACACCTCGTTAATAGATACTAAGCTAATCTAACTACGGATGTAGTTATTACGGAGTATAGCCTTAAAGTCGTTAGAAACCGCCTGTTCGGGCCTAAGCATAATATAGTTATACTTCCTAGCCTTAATATTAGAGAATAGGTCGGGGTTGTTACGCTTCGTAGTAGCTGTAATTAAGCATAACTTTAGCAGGTCGGGGGCGATGCGAGTAAGATCTAGGTGCTGCTCTTTACTAAGCTTGCTAAGAAGCTCTACCTAGAAGGTAATGCTGCTAGTAAGTACGGTAAATGCTTAGAACACGAGGCTTTTGCTAATACCTTTACGGGCTACGAACAGCATATCCTAAGAGGCGAAGATTAAGGAATAGAGTATATTAACCTACTCTCGATAAGGCTTTCGGGGCGGCGTAGTCGGAtttaaagtagctagtatCTAAGTAAGACCTACCTCGATTACTTAACAGTAGAAGGCGTAGTATCTAGGCTTCTTTACATAGGCGACGAGGGTACGGAGCCTAATTAATGTTATCCCCGGCACCGCGGCAATGTGCGCCCTAACGTCTACTATCTCTTCCGCCCCGAGAGGGTTATCCTgctcttctactactaaggGTAGTAGGAGGTAATTATAGAAGTTGCCCTACAGACGCTACTTCGACTACCTATAGTGCTTCTTCTTAACTGCCGACTTAAAGCGCCTAGCGACTCGAGTCTACTTACTAGTACGACCTAGCTAAGAGGAATAAGGATTGCGTAGCATAGGGCAGGATAGGGGTGTCCCTTTAGGGTTAGCGGTTAGTAGGTTAGGGCAGCGACGACGGCCGTTAGGTACAGCGGAGGAGCATAGAGGCAGTCGGCGGACGTTAGGATCGATGTTAGCAAGGGCCGCGCGTATGTTAGGGGTCGCTATAGGGTACTAGTGTTgcgtagtcgtcgtcgtcggggGAGGGGTAGTAGCTTTTAGGGCAAAACGCGCTAAGAGGGAAAACGAGGACCGGGTTAGGGCGCGACGAGCAGGAGGGCTAGCgctattaaacttagtaTACATATATATATGCATATTTTATAAGGACTTACCGTAGGTTAGAATGTTACCTAGTTGGTAGCACGATATATCGCGTATACAGTATCGATTTTAGACGTGTTTAGGGCGCTTAGAGGGCTAAAGTATGCAAAACTAGCTTAGACCCTATATAGAGTGTTCTCTCGTTAGTTCGTGCATCCTATCTATACTACTTTCGGGGCTAGGTTGGAGTCTATCGGGGCTAGCTATAACTCAAAACCTCCCTGCTTACGTGCTGCTATTGCAcgtgacgacgacgagagaAAAACACTCTGTATGGCGGTTCTGATCCACATGAGATAGGCACGCGGATGCCGCGGACGATGCCACCTTGGAACTGAATACCTCTACCTATACCGCGAAGCTGTGAGTATTTGGCTTTCCCACTGCTGCGACTGCTAAGGCGTGCTTCTGCAGTAGTGCAGTAGCCATGCTTTTCGAGGCAGGGCAGAACTTTCGTATTTAATAAAAGTAGCGCTGGATGAGGTACTTGCAGGTTGTAGACTGCAGTGGGGGGCCATGGAAGTTTTGGGTCCTGGGAGTGTTGCCCAGAGTCGGTAAGGTAGCATTCCAACGGTGTTTCAAGTTGCAGCGGTAGGAACAGCAACAAGGAATCACGCTTCTCCCTGTCCATTGACGAGCTCGACGGTGTTGTTCGTTGATTCCGCACACCATGATGGCCGCTCCCCGACAGCAAAGCATGATCGAGACGAGCCAGCAGGATCAGCAATAGCAGGAATGGGACTCTGGATCAAACAGGCAGCGGATCATCTATCATCTTGTCCCGTCTGAGCACGATATTTCTTGTCAGTCTTGGACCACATCGAAGGGTCCGATGCTCTGTTGTTCATCGAAGTCTCTATAGTTCCAGCAGCAGCTTCCGCAACAACCCCGGTGCTGGGCAGTCATCACCAGAAGCCACGGTACCGTCGAGACACAACGGCTTGGCTTAGCCGCCGCATCCAAGTACGCCCCACCCGAATCCAATCAGTCATAAACGCTGCTCTTCCAACACAGCTGCGCGGCATTGAACGGGACATTCGACAGATCGCATAGCACAGTCTAGAAAGAGAGTAGAGGTACGACACGTAGAGATTGGAGAACAAGACACCAGAGCAGAGCCCAAGGCTACACACCACGTTCATCATTGGGATCAGTCTGTGGCTCGGAAGGCGCACAAGCCGCTCACTCTATTAAGCTTTGAGCTAATGAGCGACGGTCCGAACTCAACCACCACCCGCCGACTCTTCTCTCCTGCGCTCTGCTTCATATCCACAACGGCCTCTCTTCGCCGCGCTTTTCATCccagctcctccacctccacctccaccgtcaCACCACCGACACCACCGACACCACCGCGGCCACCGCCCTTCTCTTCCCGCCGACGACGCTCATCTCACTCCGATCGCCCTGTTCGCTTCGATTTCTCCGCCTCCCAACGGACCTGCAGGCAGACCCCGACCCCTGCAGCGCGCCCCATTTCCCGCGAATCGAAGCCTTCTATTCACCGGATCACACGCATCATCGTATCGCTCAGGTTTCCCAAGAAAGAGCTTGCTGGTCAAGACGTCGACGTTGTACATCATCACACCTCCTCACTCCCGCTGCTCGCTCGAGGCCGTCGTAGCGTGTCACATTGGGGACATTGCACACCACCCACGAGACCGACCGACCACATCTCCTGCATCTCGACACGGGTCATAGATACGCATCTCTCCTACAACCCGACCGACGAGCCCATGTCCTCGACACCGACGTGGTAGACCTTGAGGCCCGCTTTAATACATGTCTTCGCACCGGATGTCTCGCCAACAGCCTTTGGCGGGTGTGAAAATGCACAATATGCTACCCTTCCGACGGTTCTGCCTGAGCCTGGCTCTCATGAGCGCATCTCTTTCGACGACCAATGCTCTAACGCAGAGCTACTGCTCGAGTGAGAACACTGGCGCTGATTACTCTGCCAGTAAGCAAGAACATTGGGCTCACGAACGAATACACAGCTCACATTCTTGACAGTTACCGATATTTACCAGTCCAATGGCGCGTGTCAAACGACCTGTGCTGCGAATTACGCTTTCGCTGTCGTCCAATATCAAAAATGCTGGTGCTCCAACTATATTCCATCTTCACAAGTCAGCGTCGGCGGCTGCAATCAGGACTGTCCCGGCTTCCCCAGCGAGAAATGCGGCAACACAGACGAAGGTCTTTTTGGATATATCGCATTGAACAAGCAACCTTTGGGAGTAGCTGGGGCCAGCAGCTCACTACAGGTCAGTACACTCTCATCCAGCACAACCGCATGCATTGCTCCTGTGGCGGACATTCTCGACTTGCAATGTCCTGCCCGTTCAATGCCCCCTCCTATCAACTCGCGCATGTTCCTCACAGCCTTGACTTCTCTCCATGTGCCCGGAGCACACTTTACAAGCATTTCCAAGTCATCTTTGACTTTGCTTGATCATTATTGACAGCATGATTGCAGTCTTCcacctcatcgtcttcgacagAAGAGCAAGAAACGAGTCTTGTGAGTAGGACAGTCGTTCAAACCGTGACGCAGACTGCAATCCAACCTGTATGATTCGCACATTTCATCTTGCACGACATCTCATGCTTTGTCGTCCTGCTAACTGCCTGCACCCTTCCTCGATGCTGCCATACACGACATTGACATTTACTGACATGCTGTGATAATTAGCCGGCCACCtccacatcatcatcatcatcctcatcatcaactccctcttcgacatcgcAGAACACTCGAACTCAAACCCCGACTCCTGTGACTAATATCATTATGACCACGATTTCGGGCGCCGTTGTCACACAAACCGTCACCTCAACGCCGGTCATCGCGCCTGGCGCAAACGACAACATTTCAGTTCAACGAAGCGATGGACTCTCGGGTGGCGCCATTGCTGGAACTGTCGTTGGTGTCCTGGCTGGTGTTGCATTGGTTGCTGCGCTCATTTTCCTCCTctgtcgaaggaagaggaacaACACTGCAACCGAGACCAGCGGGACAGCAGCTGGCTCCAGTCATGGTTCGAAGAAGAATATGACTCGCAATGTCAGTGTTCTTAGCAAGGCCGGCTTACTTTCTCGCGGTGCCACGCACAGCATGACGGAGAGGGACGACGAGGCGTATACAGCAACGACTGGTGGCAATAGTGTGCGCCATTCGATGCTATTCGGACCTAGTGGAGAAGGCGTTAGTCCCGTCAGCCCATTGGGTAGCAGTCATGGAGAAGCGAGCAGCGGCGGCCGTAGGCCTAGTAAGCCTATGGTATACGACCAAAGACTCAACCCATCGGCTCTCTTCATCAACCCGGAATCGAATGGCAGCCGGGTCTCGATGCAGGATACGCAGGACTACAGTCGACCAATTCTGGGCGTCACCAATCCCGACCCACGACCCAGCTTCGAGTCACGGATGTGAGGTGCGAGTAGCGCTTCACGATCAGGACTATCAAATACCTTCGCTTCGACGAAAACCACGCGAGAAAACATGGCGTATTAGCGAAAACCGGCGTTCTTTTTGGGAGGATAATACCCGCGTATATGGGCGGCTGGACTGGAGTCCTTCTTTGGTCTGGAGACGAGGGATCGAAGGACCCACACAGGCGATGGCCACAATTTCCATTCGACGCACACAATTCTCTCTTTCTTCTTTTTATCTCTctagcggcggcggaggagtgcGCCTCGATCACGTCTAGCTGCTGCCAGCGCGCTCGATGTGGTCGGATATAACGGCCTGTACGATGGGTGGATGGACATGCTCGGGATCTTATCCCTTTTGGATTGGACGGATTCGAGATAAATTCGGGACGGCGAGGAATGATACCGACCCGGTGCGGAACGTAATTATGCTTGTATGGAAATGTACATGACAGCTCTCGGGTCTCTATCTTCGTGTTTGGAGGAGGTGCAGGCTTCGGGCTCCTGGATTAACGCTGTACCATGCCATCAAGTATCGCTTCGGCTGCCGAAGTTCACAAATGTAGAGCGATTGCCCCGAGACTGTCGTGAGACATGCATTGACACTCGGAGTGCATTCTCGATGTCGTTAATGTCTTGTGAATAGCTGAACTTCGTTCGTCTTCAAACGAACTTGTGAAGTGGGGCAAGGCCGAAATTCGACGCCAACCACAAGCCATCCCCACGAAGTCATCGACGAAGCGGCAGCTCATGGTTGCAGCACACGACATTCTTTTGTTCCCAACCCTCGACACTCATTCCCCACCATGTCAAGCCTCGCCGCGCTCCTAAAGCGGACCCAcatcgaagacgacgagggaGTGCTCAAAGCCGCCAACAACGCTCTCAAACAGTCCAAATCCGACCTCGAAGCACAGCACGTCAAAGTCGTCGCTCTCCTCAAACTCGACCGCTACGATGACGCCTTGAAGACTCTGGAAGACGGCGGCGAGAGGCTCAAGCAGCGTGCGAGCCTCGAGCACTCTTACGCACTGTACAAATCTGGCAAACCCTCTGCGGCAGCGGAGTTGGCGCAAAAAGGCACGAAGAGAGGATTTCATCATGTAGAGGCTCAGGCACGGTACCGGATAGAAGACTTCCCGCGCGCGGCGGAATTGTACAAACAGCTGGCGTCTGGGACTTCGGAGGATGCTCCTGCGGATCTGTTGATCAATTCTGGTGCGGTGGACGCTCAGCTCGAGTGGACAGGACGAGGAGATTTGgtgcagaagaagaagccgggCAGGGAAGATCTGGAAGCGTTCGAGACGGCGTACAATGCGGCTTGTGGGAGTAT
This is a stretch of genomic DNA from Zymoseptoria tritici IPO323 chromosome 3, whole genome shotgun sequence. It encodes these proteins:
- a CDS encoding Wsc4-like protein (This protein contains both WSC and transmembrane domain typical for the receptors in the cell wall integrity pathway and probably is the ortholog of the yeast WSC3 protein.) — its product is MSSHRMSRQQPLAGVKMHNMLPFRRFCLSLALMSASLSTTNALTQSYCSSENTGADYSAITDIYQSNGACQTTCAANYAFAVVQYQKCWCSNYIPSSQVSVGGCNQDCPGFPSEKCGNTDEGLFGYIALNKQPLGVAGASSSLQSSTSSSSTEEQETSLPATSTSSSSSSSSTPSSTSQNTRTQTPTPVTNIIMTTISGAVVTQTVTSTPVIAPGANDNISVQRSDGLSGGAIAGTVVGVLAGVALVAALIFLLCRRKRNNTATETSGTAAGSSHGSKKNMTRNVSVLSKAGLLSRGATHSMTERDDEAYTATTGGNSVRHSMLFGPSGEGVSPVSPLGSSHGEASSGGRRPSKPMVYDQRLNPSALFINPESNGSRVSMQDTQDYSRPILGVTNPDPRPSFESRM